The Saprospiraceae bacterium genome includes a window with the following:
- the rfaD gene encoding ADP-glyceromanno-heptose 6-epimerase encodes MVILTGVSGFIGSCFLTKLNESGFNRDVVVVDDFYKLYKDKNTDGKAVREWMHRDIFLDWFEKSSQKVDAVVHLGARTDTTLMDWTIFESLNLGYSKRIWNVCAEKEIPLIYASSAATYGDGSHGFNDYHEGIAQLKPLNPYGDSKHQFDLWVLAQKNKPPSWIGCKFFNVFGPNEYHKARMASVVFHTYQQIRSTGKMKLFKSHRPDFRDGHQSRDFIYIKDILDMLLFFMQNPKSENGIYNFGTGKARTFLDLAGSTFEALGLKSNIEFVETPEDIRDTYQYFTEASMDKMRKAGYNKEFWSLEDGIKDYVQHYLTSEKYF; translated from the coding sequence ATGGTAATTCTTACAGGAGTATCAGGTTTTATAGGTTCTTGTTTTCTTACAAAGCTGAATGAATCAGGTTTTAACAGAGATGTCGTAGTAGTGGATGATTTCTACAAACTGTATAAAGATAAAAATACTGACGGAAAAGCTGTAAGAGAATGGATGCACAGAGATATTTTTTTAGATTGGTTTGAAAAGTCCTCGCAAAAAGTAGATGCAGTAGTTCATCTCGGTGCCAGAACTGACACTACTTTGATGGATTGGACTATTTTTGAGTCGCTCAATCTTGGCTATAGTAAGCGTATCTGGAATGTATGTGCTGAAAAGGAAATACCCTTGATATACGCTTCAAGTGCGGCAACATATGGAGATGGCAGCCATGGATTTAATGACTATCATGAAGGAATTGCTCAGCTTAAACCATTAAATCCATATGGAGACAGCAAACATCAGTTTGATCTTTGGGTCTTAGCTCAGAAAAACAAACCACCTTCCTGGATAGGCTGTAAATTTTTTAATGTCTTCGGTCCCAATGAATATCACAAAGCCCGTATGGCTTCTGTAGTATTTCATACCTATCAACAAATCAGATCGACGGGAAAAATGAAGCTCTTCAAATCTCATAGACCGGATTTTAGGGACGGTCATCAAAGCAGAGACTTTATATATATCAAAGATATTCTGGACATGCTTTTGTTTTTTATGCAAAATCCCAAATCTGAAAACGGCATTTATAACTTTGGTACCGGAAAAGCACGCACATTTCTGGATCTGGCCGGAAGTACATTTGAAGCTTTGGGATTAAAAAGCAATATTGAATTTGTGGAAACTCCCGAAGACATCAGAGATACGTATCAATATTTCACAGAAGCATCTATGGACAAAATGCGGAAAGCCGGATACAATAAAGAATTTTGGTCTCTTGAAGACGGGATTAAAGACTATGTTCAGCATTATCTTACTTCAGAAAAGTATTTTTAG
- a CDS encoding prolyl oligopeptidase family serine peptidase: MKIENCFFILFILFVTSCTTVKHAGLSARKLKTESSWDLPYNIFYPKNYGEVKAPVFIWLHGAGERGDDNVSQLIHVVPYLASDITQSKFPCVVVAPQCPKDGYWAPIKREKWEIINGGQVTPAMSGVFALIEKLLKDPYIDKSRIYVGGLSMGGFGTLDLISRRPELIAAAIPICGGADLQKVANITNVPLWIFHGAKDDVVPAQFSRDLVETLQKEGGDPKYTEYPDGGHDVWNRAIREPELLPWLFSQQKK; this comes from the coding sequence ATGAAAATAGAAAATTGTTTTTTTATTTTATTTATTCTTTTTGTAACCAGTTGCACTACTGTCAAACATGCAGGATTGTCTGCCCGAAAGCTAAAAACCGAATCAAGTTGGGATCTTCCCTACAATATCTTTTATCCTAAAAATTATGGTGAAGTTAAAGCACCTGTTTTCATTTGGCTACATGGTGCAGGAGAGCGGGGTGATGACAATGTATCCCAACTCATTCATGTGGTCCCCTATCTTGCTTCTGATATCACACAAAGTAAATTTCCTTGTGTTGTTGTCGCTCCTCAATGTCCAAAGGATGGCTATTGGGCACCAATCAAAAGAGAAAAATGGGAAATCATAAATGGTGGCCAGGTGACTCCGGCGATGTCAGGGGTATTCGCATTGATAGAAAAATTACTGAAAGACCCATATATTGACAAATCAAGAATTTATGTTGGAGGCCTTTCGATGGGTGGTTTCGGGACATTAGATCTCATAAGTCGACGTCCCGAACTTATCGCTGCTGCCATACCGATATGCGGTGGCGCAGATCTGCAAAAAGTGGCTAACATAACAAATGTACCATTGTGGATATTTCACGGTGCAAAAGATGATGTAGTACCAGCTCAGTTTTCGAGAGACCTTGTTGAAACTTTGCAAAAAGAAGGTGGTGACCCAAAATATACAGAATATCCTGATGGCGGCCATGATGTTTGGAACAGAGCAATCAGAGAACCGGAATTGCTCCCATGGTTATTCAGTCAGCAGAAAAAATAA